The Tissierellales bacterium genome includes the window AATTTAAATATCTCTGCAATCATATTTGTACCACCCATTTTACCTTGATCTGCCGCAAATGGATAGTTGACCAAATAGCTAGTAAACATTATTGCTATACTATTAAACATTATTGTAGTTATTACTTCATCTATATTGTGCTTAACTTTTAAATATCCTGGTATAAAAGCATACAGCGCTCCTACTACAAATGCTGCAAGTATCGCTAGTGCTATACCCGCAAATGCTGGTAAGTTCGTAAATGTAAATCCAACATAAGCAGCTGCAAAAGCACCCATATAAAGCTGACCTTCTCCACCAATGTTAAATATACCACTTTTAAAAGAGAGTGCTGTCGCAAGCCCTGTAACTATAAGTGGTACAGTTTTTGATAGAGTAGTTGCAATAACTCTTTTTGATCCTAGAGCCCCTTTCAATAGCGCACCATATCCATCTAATGGATTTTTCCCATTTAGAAGCATTATAACTGCTCCTATTAAAAGCGCTAAAAATATAGCTAGGAATAATGAACTCAAATACTCCATATTTTCTTTTAATCTCTTCACATTTTCACCCCTTATCTTTTTCCTGTCATATAATATCCGATATCTTGCTTAGTTATTTCTCCTGAATTAAACTCTCCAGTAATCTCACCTTCGTAAAGAGTAATCATTCTATCAGATAATCTAAATATCTCATCAAGTTCTGCTGAAACCAAAATTATCGCACAGCCTTCATTTCTCTTTTTTATAATCTGCTCATGTATAAATTCTATAGCTCCTATATCCACTCCACGAGTTGGCTGTGATATAAGTAGTATTGGTGTGTCAAATGAAAATTCTCTTGCGATAACTACTTTTTGCATATTACCTCCTGAAAGAGAACCTACAGCTACTTCTTCTGATGCTGTTCTTACATCGAATTTTTCTATTAGTTTTTTTGCATATGATTTGATTTCTTTTCTTTTTAAGTGAATCTTCTTTGATGCAAATTTTTCATCGTATTGTGAACCCATAAGTATATTGTCTTCTATTGATGAATCCTTACTTACCCCTGTCACCAATCTATCTTCTGGTATATGTGATACTCCCATTGCTCTTATGGCTTTAGGTGTTTTATTTGTTGCATCTGCATTTAAGTAATAATACTGTCCCGATTCAGCCACTCTCATTCCAGCAAGAGCTTCAATTAGCTCACTTTGTCCATTACCTTCAATTCCGGCAACTCCTAATATTTCACCACTTCTAACTTTCAAACTAATTCCTTTTAATGCATCAAATCTTCTGTTATCTTTTACCCACAGTTCTTTGACATCAATTGCTACTTCGCCCATTTCTCCAGTTTTATCTAACTTATCAAATAAAACCTCTCTGCCAACCATCATCTCCGCCAATATTTTTTCACTAACATCTTTAGTTTCTTCTACTCCAATTAACTTACCTGCTCTCATTACGCCTACTCTATCAGAAATCTCAATTACTTCATTCAATTTATGAGTTATTATTATAACTGTCATTTCTTTTTCCTTGACTAATTTTCTTATGACCTTAAATAAATCTTGAGTTTCTTGTGGAGTCAATACCGCTGTTGGTTCATCAAGTATAAGTATTTCAGCTCCTCTGTAAAGTGTTTTCAATATTTCAACTCTTTGCTGAACCCCTACCGATGTATCCTCTATCTTAATATCTGGATCTACCTCTAACCCATACTCTATTGATAGTTCCTTAACCGTCCTGCTACAAGTCTCTCCGTCAATAAATACTTTCTTCTTTCTTATCTCGCTTCCAAGTACAATATTTTCTGCTATAGTGAAACTTGGTATCATCATAAAATGTTGGTGTACCATGCCTATTCCTTGTTCTATAGCTGTTGCTGGATTAAATTTAGTCACCTGCTTTCCTTTAATCCAAACCTCTCCACTAGTAGGTTCGTGTAATCCATACATGGTTTTCATAAGTGTAGATTTCCCAGCACCATTTTCTCCAACAATGGCATATATCTCACCTTTATTTATTTCAAGTGATATATCATCATTAGCCAAAACGCCTGGAAATTGTTTTGAAACATTTTTTAACCGAATAATTGATTCAGCCATTACACATGCCCCTTTCTATCCCTTCTATAGTAAAAAAAATAAGAAGAAGAACTAGTCTTCTTCTCATCTGAAAATCTTTAAGCTTCTGGTACTTCTATTTCTCCAGCTATGATTTTGTCATTTAATTCTTTAATCTTAGCTTGAATTTCATCGCTTACCAATTGCTTCATAGACTCATCTCCATAAGACATTCTAACACCATTTTCTTTTGCACCGTATTTATATACCTTACCAGATTCAAAATTTCCATCTTCCATACGCTGAACTGATTCGTAAATTGAAAGACTTACGCCTTTTATCATAGAACCTACAATAACATCTGGGTTTATAAATCTCTGATCTGAGTCAACACCTATAGCAAACTTATTTACATCTTTTCCAGCTTCAAATACCCCTTCACCAGTTTTTCCAGCAACTTGGAATATTATATCTACACCCTTAGAATATAGTGCTAATGCACTTTCTTTTCCCTTAGCTGGATCTTCAAAATCTCCAGCAAAAATAGTTTCTACTTCAATTTCTGGGTTGACATATTTTGCTCCTGCTTCATATCCTACTTGAAAATTTCTAATAACTGGAATATCCATTCCGCCTACCATACCTACTTTACCTGATTCTGTCATCATAGCAGCAAGTGCTCCTGCTAAGAATGAACCTTCATTTTCCATATAGTCAATGCAAGTAATATTGTCTACACCCTCAACAACATTATCAATATAAATATACTTTTTATCAGCAAATTCTTTTGCAACTTCTTGAATTACATCGTAAAACTCAAATCCCACTACAACTACTGCATCACTCATCTCTGATGCCTGAATCAATTGCTCAGTATAAAGTGTTGGATCGTTTTTACATTCTAAAACAACACCAGTTACTCCAAAATCTTTCTTTATCATTTCCATTCCTTCATTGCTTGAATCATAGAATGAACGATCACCAAGTCCTCCAGCAACAACCAATGCTACCTTTAGTGCTTCTTCTGACTTCTCTACTTTAGCTTCTTCTTTTGATTCCACCTTTGTTGTCTCTTCTTTAGCCTCTTCCTTAGGTGCATTTGTGCCACAACCTACTAAGGCAAAACTCATAACTAATACCATACTTAAAATTAATGCTAATTTCTTTTTCATTTTGCATCCTCCCTCTTATATCCTCTATCTCAAGCCCTCAAGCTTAAAATCTTTCACATTCTCGAATCTCTTCAAGTGCATTCAAGTCAATTATCCTTATCATCTCTCCACTAGTTTCAATATAACCCTCATCACTAAGTTCTTTTAGTATTCGGTTTATACTTCTTTTGGTGACAACAAACCTTTGACTTAGCAAATTTTTATTCATAGAAAAAGTTTTTATAGTTTCTCCAGCACATTCAAATTCGAATATCAGATAATCACATATTCTAAATTTAAGTGAATACAAAGTATCCTCTATAGCTTTTTTAGACAATTCATAAGTAGTTTCACAAAGACTTCTAAGCAAATAATGAGTAATTCTGATGTCCTCACTAACCCATTTTTCAAATACTCTTTTGCTGAGCCTTATAAGTTTTACTTTTGTAAGAGCCCTTACTTCACAAATAAAGGGTCTCTGACTGAAAATTTCAAGTTCACCAAAATAACTTCCAACACCATAAACTGACTGTGAGTAAGTCTTGCCTTTTTCTGATGTATGATATATATTAGTTTGCCCTTCTATTAATATATAAAAAAACGGATAAATCTCATGCGATTTACATATGATATCGTTTTCCTCATACTCTATTTCTTCCCACTGTCCACATTCCCAAGGCTTAGATTTTTTAACTATATCAAAAATACTTTCTTCATCAAAGCTTGTTTTCAAAACCCTTCCTCCTAATAGCATTATACTTTTTCAAAATA containing:
- a CDS encoding ABC transporter permease, translated to MKRLKENMEYLSSLFLAIFLALLIGAVIMLLNGKNPLDGYGALLKGALGSKRVIATTLSKTVPLIVTGLATALSFKSGIFNIGGEGQLYMGAFAAAYVGFTFTNLPAFAGIALAILAAFVVGALYAFIPGYLKVKHNIDEVITTIMFNSIAIMFTSYLVNYPFAADQGKMGGTNMIAEIFKFPKLVSLSKLNTSIFYTAIIALGIYYLMTKTSVGYNLKIVGENGTFAKYSGLNNKKYMMGAMLASGGLCGVAGAFEVYGTHYRFLQNISKGLAFDGMLIALIVKNNPIGIVLMSGFFAILKTGSNAMEITTGVPAELVLVIQSVIILFIAGEDGFKKILKRRKLTKRKMVS
- a CDS encoding ABC transporter ATP-binding protein, which translates into the protein MAESIIRLKNVSKQFPGVLANDDISLEINKGEIYAIVGENGAGKSTLMKTMYGLHEPTSGEVWIKGKQVTKFNPATAIEQGIGMVHQHFMMIPSFTIAENIVLGSEIRKKKVFIDGETCSRTVKELSIEYGLEVDPDIKIEDTSVGVQQRVEILKTLYRGAEILILDEPTAVLTPQETQDLFKVIRKLVKEKEMTVIIITHKLNEVIEISDRVGVMRAGKLIGVEETKDVSEKILAEMMVGREVLFDKLDKTGEMGEVAIDVKELWVKDNRRFDALKGISLKVRSGEILGVAGIEGNGQSELIEALAGMRVAESGQYYYLNADATNKTPKAIRAMGVSHIPEDRLVTGVSKDSSIEDNILMGSQYDEKFASKKIHLKRKEIKSYAKKLIEKFDVRTASEEVAVGSLSGGNMQKVVIAREFSFDTPILLISQPTRGVDIGAIEFIHEQIIKKRNEGCAIILVSAELDEIFRLSDRMITLYEGEITGEFNSGEITKQDIGYYMTGKR
- a CDS encoding BMP family ABC transporter substrate-binding protein, with translation MKKKLALILSMVLVMSFALVGCGTNAPKEEAKEETTKVESKEEAKVEKSEEALKVALVVAGGLGDRSFYDSSNEGMEMIKKDFGVTGVVLECKNDPTLYTEQLIQASEMSDAVVVVGFEFYDVIQEVAKEFADKKYIYIDNVVEGVDNITCIDYMENEGSFLAGALAAMMTESGKVGMVGGMDIPVIRNFQVGYEAGAKYVNPEIEVETIFAGDFEDPAKGKESALALYSKGVDIIFQVAGKTGEGVFEAGKDVNKFAIGVDSDQRFINPDVIVGSMIKGVSLSIYESVQRMEDGNFESGKVYKYGAKENGVRMSYGDESMKQLVSDEIQAKIKELNDKIIAGEIEVPEA
- a CDS encoding Crp/Fnr family transcriptional regulator; protein product: MKTSFDEESIFDIVKKSKPWECGQWEEIEYEENDIICKSHEIYPFFYILIEGQTNIYHTSEKGKTYSQSVYGVGSYFGELEIFSQRPFICEVRALTKVKLIRLSKRVFEKWVSEDIRITHYLLRSLCETTYELSKKAIEDTLYSLKFRICDYLIFEFECAGETIKTFSMNKNLLSQRFVVTKRSINRILKELSDEGYIETSGEMIRIIDLNALEEIRECERF